One Keratinibaculum paraultunense genomic window carries:
- a CDS encoding S-layer homology domain-containing protein — translation MKKFNSNLKRLISSLMILMMILTLIPLNVFADKETKGIDVWIRIEGHDKSLVEFKKLNVEAYDISYVDGLENFKSEKPLLIHAIVKALEEANIDVKDPKVFSAAGGFISGIGDYRSEKGGWMYKINGEFSSSGVTEYELKENDVIDMFYVLDWTNYYSGKLEATSEIANVGEEVILKFTAKKEEYGVEHDYKPVKDGVIKVKGENEEKEYVTDDKGQVKIVFDKPGKYKILADKQLKEGNIVRPRPLVIEVKERTKIDKSIDDAINWLLKNDEVDEWTIMDLARANKEIPKIYLDEFKKEIEDNKGKFDSITDYAKYSIVASSLGLDAIDLFGYNLIEKIYNHEDIFAKGYNGGIFALLALDSKNYKIPEDAKWTRDNIIKGLLQGQKKDGGFAWAENWDSDVDLTAMALQALSNYKDREDVKTCIKKGLDFLSKKQQKDGGYVSEFTGDSSESVAQVILALTSLDIDPLNDKRFIKDANLLEKLLSFQTKDGGFEHNIGNGPSAISTEQALRGLIGYQRFTNGKSKFYDMRDAKLVEFPAETKVSFDDIDKASNWAKEYIIKAKELKLMEGKGNNKFDPKADMTRAEFATLLVNLLKLEDSDINDKENIFIDVKPGVWYYDSVMKAYKEGIIKGKGNNKFEPDSPITREQMAVMLDRALKLETKVEKQNIKDIDKVSDWAVDSVNLVVQLGIMEGVGGNIFNPKGKVTREMAAAIIVRIYELD, via the coding sequence TGGATTAGAAAATTTTAAATCTGAAAAACCATTACTTATTCATGCAATAGTTAAGGCATTGGAAGAAGCTAATATAGATGTAAAAGATCCAAAAGTATTTTCTGCAGCAGGTGGTTTTATAAGTGGAATAGGTGATTACAGGAGTGAAAAAGGAGGATGGATGTATAAAATAAATGGAGAATTTTCATCCTCTGGAGTTACAGAATATGAACTAAAAGAAAACGATGTTATAGACATGTTCTATGTATTGGATTGGACAAACTATTATTCTGGGAAACTTGAAGCTACATCAGAAATAGCAAATGTGGGAGAAGAAGTAATTTTGAAATTTACGGCAAAAAAAGAAGAATATGGTGTAGAACATGATTATAAACCAGTTAAAGATGGAGTTATAAAAGTTAAAGGTGAAAATGAAGAAAAAGAATATGTAACTGATGATAAGGGACAAGTTAAAATTGTTTTTGATAAGCCTGGCAAATATAAGATATTGGCTGACAAACAATTGAAAGAAGGTAATATAGTTCGTCCAAGACCTTTAGTAATTGAAGTAAAAGAGAGAACAAAAATAGATAAATCAATAGACGATGCTATAAATTGGTTATTAAAAAATGATGAAGTTGATGAATGGACAATTATGGATTTGGCTCGTGCCAATAAAGAAATTCCTAAAATTTATTTGGATGAATTTAAAAAAGAGATTGAAGATAATAAGGGTAAATTTGATAGCATAACGGATTATGCTAAATATTCAATTGTGGCATCTTCATTAGGATTAGATGCAATAGATTTATTTGGATATAATCTTATAGAAAAAATATATAATCATGAAGATATTTTTGCCAAAGGATATAATGGAGGAATATTTGCTTTATTGGCATTAGATTCTAAGAATTATAAAATACCAGAAGATGCAAAATGGACTAGAGATAATATAATAAAAGGTTTATTACAAGGGCAAAAGAAAGATGGAGGATTTGCTTGGGCAGAAAATTGGGATAGTGATGTTGATTTAACTGCTATGGCTTTACAAGCATTATCCAATTATAAAGATAGAGAAGATGTAAAGACTTGTATAAAAAAAGGGTTAGATTTCTTATCGAAAAAACAACAAAAAGATGGAGGATATGTAAGTGAATTTACTGGAGATTCTAGCGAATCTGTAGCACAAGTTATATTAGCATTAACTAGTTTAGATATAGATCCTCTTAATGATAAAAGATTTATAAAAGATGCTAATTTATTAGAAAAACTATTATCTTTTCAAACAAAAGATGGAGGATTTGAACATAATATAGGGAATGGACCATCAGCAATTTCTACTGAACAAGCTTTAAGAGGACTTATTGGATATCAAAGATTTACAAATGGAAAAAGTAAGTTTTACGATATGAGAGATGCAAAATTAGTAGAATTTCCAGCAGAAACAAAAGTTAGTTTTGATGATATAGATAAAGCTTCTAATTGGGCTAAGGAATATATCATAAAAGCTAAAGAGTTAAAATTAATGGAAGGAAAAGGAAATAATAAATTTGATCCAAAGGCTGATATGACAAGAGCTGAATTTGCTACTTTATTGGTTAATTTATTAAAACTAGAAGATTCCGATATCAATGATAAAGAAAATATATTTATAGATGTTAAACCAGGTGTTTGGTACTATGATTCAGTTATGAAAGCCTATAAAGAGGGAATAATTAAAGGAAAAGGAAATAATAAATTTGAACCAGATAGTCCTATTACTAGAGAACAAATGGCAGTAATGTTAGATAGAGCTTTAAAATTAGAAACTAAAGTAGAAAAGCAGAATATAAAAGATATAGATAAAGTTTCTGATTGGGCAGTTGATTCAGTAAATCTTGTAGTTCAATTAGGCATAATGGAGGGAGTAGGAGGTAATATATTTAATCCTAAAGGAAAAGTAACTAGAGAAATGGCAGCTGCTATTATAGTAAGGATTTACGAATTGGACTAA